The DNA region gataataatttactcagtaacggttgagtgtagaaatgtatttaattacgttccctcttttaaaatgtacttaagtacatgcAAAATtggtgatttagaaatatactcaaaaaattacccataaaagcaactcagttacagtaacatgagtacttgtaatcagttactttcacctctgaccaATACCCACAATCACCAACATCTACAGATAATTATAAAGTCTTGTGCTTTTATATTTAAGATAATCAATACTGTAGATGTttaaccatgttttttttttccagtacaTCTTATCTCCAAATAGATTACGTGTACCTTCAGAGGGATACATGTGCATATTTTCTGCAGCTCACTTGACAAGCTTGCAGCTCTCAAActaaaaggaaagagagaaaaagcaactATCATGGAACAGTGATCGCTGATGTGGGACAGCACGCTGCGGAAAGAACACACACCAGAACAGAGCATATAGGGAAAGCAATCCATCATTAGCTAAATGAAGGATCTCTGTTGAACCTGATATACGCGGAATGAGTTGATCAATGAGTCTATGGTGCCGCAATTGTGCCAAGACAGGAAAATGTCACACATTTCTGGAAGGAGAAGTATTTCTGCAGTTATTGGCTGTCTTTTCCGTTGCCTTGGGGAATGTGTTACACTCAGTGAAGCCTGAAGATAAAAGGGCACAATTAAACACTTGAGCCAGACCGTCAACTGTGAGCcaaaaagtaacagaaacaTCTGCTGTTAAAGGAACTCATGTATTGAATATGAAATCATGCTTTATTCATGCGAATGGTTCAGTATATCAGAATAATATAAGACTCAAAGATGATTGCCTACCATTGCTCGAGGCAAACCAGACATCTGTTGATGATTAATGTGAGATTGACGAGGAGGGTTTAATATCTGATGgttttataaatataaaatgaataacCTGATGTGCTCTTGCATGGACAACCTGTACTTGGTGCATGAAATTACATAATCCtctgatttttgtgtttatgtttagtTTCCTTGCAATTTTGACTTTGAAAAAGGATTAAACCTATGTAGcataaatgaattattattcaagGAGGTAAACTATGTTTTCATACAAGtgcattgtttccatttgttatACACATACTGGgagagctgcacgattatggccaaaatgagaatcatcatgattattttttatccatattgtaatcatgattattcatcatgtttgggaaaaatctgtatttcttttgcactgtttttaaataatagtGCAAAATGAACAGTTGACAGTGCACAataaagctttaaataaaaattataccaaaaaaaaaaaaaaaaaaagaaattaatacaagaatttaaaatgttcctaggtataactgaataaatacactattacagagtgcctTCACGAATTGAAACTCATTGGAAACAATTACAGATCACAGCTCTCATTAATTCACCAAATGACTAAAGGTTGAGAAAGTGCCTGATTTCATATGCAGCAGAGCccacattttaattgtaaatattgcCGACGATCAGGTTTTTTTAATCGAGGCAACCAAAATCATGATcataattaaaatgtgattaattgtgcagccttacATATGTACATAAGCACGAGTTGAGTTGCACTTCATGACAGGTCTATTGACAATTTTATTATGGATCTACTACTAAAGTCTATttgtagtgaattttaattgcaagctcTGTCAAATGATCATATATAATGCTGGAGTTTATTGGGGGGTTATTTTCCATAAAGGTACAGCAGCCACAAGTTAATCAAACCTCCCGTTTTCCCAGACATGCTCGCCGCCATGTTGCACATCAGAGTCGTGGGAGGAGTTGTGACACAATCCGCATCCCGAATAAATCTTGATTGCAGTCGCATCTGTCGGCGGTGGCTGACACAAGGTGGCTGAAGTTTATGAGTAGCTGGACTTTTGAAGAAAATAACCCTTCAAAACCTCTGTTATTATACAATATATCATCTTTTGATAGAGGTTGCAATTGAAATTGGCTAGATACCCTTTAATATCTGATACACCACAGCTCAGCTTCAGAGAATGAGTCGATGAATGCATTCCATGGAGGGTCAAATCTGTTTTGCTGACAAAACATGGCCTTTTCAAAAATCTACCTTAATAATCAGTGTAAATATGACGCTGCATTCTATTTGCAGATGTTAGTGGTCGAGTATGTTTCCATATATCAGGGTTCTCAAATGACCTAAATCTAAGGATCCCTTACAGGAGAGGTAATCGCTGCGAACCCTCTTATAATACTTATATTTACCATGTTTTCTGCCATCTTTACTGCTGAATGTCTTGAGGATtatctacatttttacattttaaacttaaCAGCTATTTCAGAACCATTTGAATAGAGAAATTGAAttgttttgcattaaaataacaCATTGAGACCATGACATTTCCCTACACCTTTGTTCTGTCTTTGCATCATTTGATAAAGTGGTAGATtccaatatttaaaatattgtgcTCGCTGAATCCTTAGCATTAGCTGCCAAAATCTGAACACAAATCTAGAATTGTTTCTCGAGTCTTGTGTAATATCAGATTTGTTGAAAAtatgtcattttaaaataacacagcttggtttgtgtttgtgttggcttttctacacattttactATATGGAGGACCAACTCtgccataattaaaaataaattaataaatcactCAATACCTATTCATATAtacttaaataaataagaacTTAATATTTACCCTTAATGCTATTCATTTataaacagatagatagatagatagatagatagatagatagatagatagatagatagatagatagatagataaacagatagatagatagatagatagatagatagatagatagatagatagatagatagatagatagatagatagatagatagataagtcAGCCAGTGTGTACATTACATTCCTGCATTGCATTTCTTTGTTTGTGCTGACGTGTGTGGATaatgcacaaataaataattaaaaatacaataaatacattttgtggcAGTGGTTaaggacaaatttcaatatatatgtgtaacaacatatatacatgacgaataaaggcttaaagcccagtttaatttaatttaataacaaACAGAGGTCATTAAATCGGGACcgactttttttttagaattcaaccaaccaaattttgtttttcaaaataaatagcttttttaaaaacatgaatcatgcatttcacagcatgtctgacaataaaaaaataaaataaaataaaataaaataataataataataataaaaatttcaaaataaaagacaagtccaacatgagaaacattaagtatttatttatttatatttgacaagcTCTcagtgacccacccagtacatgtccacgacccacttttggatcccaacccaccagttgagaatcacaaATGTATGGCAAaatgtagatttatttttaatctcttcatggcatatattcatatatataggtattgagtgatttattaattaatttatgggatatatttgtatgtatttatctatttgttcatttatttgtatttttaattatgatAGAGCTGGTtctccataataataatacagctgCTGGACATATGAACTCAAAAACTGCTAATCATCCATTCTAATCTACGTATTCTTTTCCTGTGGAGTTAGACCTGGTCATCATATCTTTGGGCTGTGGTTTTAAAGGAGCTGCTGAGGGAGGATATTTGGATTGGATGAGATGAACACACGCTCCTGAACACACGGCTCCCTCTACAGTTTGTACAgtggtatttttattttattttttccatccaGTACAGGAGGGAAACAATCAAACAGTCCGTGGTGGAGAGTCAGGAGGACACACCGGGGACGCGTCCGCAGATTTACGCACATCCACAGCCGTTCACTGCTGGAGGTGCGCGTCAAACGGCGGCGGGTGCGCACAGGATAAAAGACTCATCTTCATCTCTAGTTCTGACCTGCTGTGTCCTACGGTCATCTGGGGGGGAAAAATGGATCATTCTTTGAATACTTGAGGAGTGACCACAACTTTCCTGTTTTTGCACTTCACTGGACGCTGAGGATGAAACGCGGAGCAGGAACAGACGGCGGATCGAAGGTGTTTTGATCTGATCGGGATTTGCAGATGTGAGGATTTGGAGTTTGTACGTCGGAGAGCGATGGTGTCTACGGAGATGTGCTGTTCTCTGAGCTCCATGTCCGCGGATGTTGCGGCTCGGTCACGGAGCCTGTGGTCGGCTGTGAGCGGACTGGACTCAGACTGGGGCTTGCTGATGGTCACACTGGAGGAAATGTTCTGGAAAGGAGATCGATACGACTTCCTGGCACGGAGGGGACATGTCAGCCCATACTTTCACCTAAACCTCCTCCGAGGACGACTGACAACATGAAGGTAAAAAGGTTAAAACCAGAGCTGAGATCACACTCAGATCATTTCAATATATTCCATGCGATAcatacatttgatttgattttggaTCAGTGACTGTAATTattcaaaatgcatttttaacatggatttttttttttccatatgtttttttttttctttttttttctacagattTCTGCAAACGTGTGGATAAACTTAAAAACATGATGGACAACTGGCATTTGTATTACCTTCTGGTAATGCCACTTTTTGTGGTCTGCACTTCCTTCTCTGGGGTCTACAACACCACGGAAAGAGACATTTTCATAGGGGACAAGATCGCACACGACAGAGCGGCTGAGCAGGGGAAGCCGCTTCCTGCTGATTCTCACCCCAGCTTGTACTTCAGCCAAGTGGATGTGTTGCACTTGAGGCAAAAGTCCTCCACCACtcacagtcacatatttaaagtCATCAGGGCGGCTGTGCTCACCATGTTTTCTAATGTTCCCTCATACATGCCCCCTGTGAAACACGAGGAGTTTACAAGCAAGTGGAATGAGATTTATGGCAACAACTTACCACCTTTGGCTCTTTACTGCCTGTTGTGTCCAGAGGATTCTGTTGCTCTACAGTTTCTTATTAAGTATATGGATAGGATGTCTGAATACCCTGACTGGAGGGTGACCAGTGCGCCAAATGATGAGGTACCCATGGCGCATTCTCTTACTGGCTTTGCTACTGCCTatgactttatttattcatatcttGATGCAAGCAGAAAGGAAATATATCTCAAGAAAATTCGCACTGAAACAGAGGTTCTGTATGAGTTTTCTAAATACAGAGGGTGGGGGAGACAATATCTCCATAATCATCATACGACAAACATTTTAGCCCTGTTAATCGGTGCAATAGTTGTAGGCTCACATGACGACCGGGAGTCAATGGTGTGGAAACAAGTGGCAGTGAACCACATGGAGAAAACAATGTTTCTTCTGAATCATGTTGTTGACGGGTCTCTGGACGAGGGCGTCGCCTACGGGAGTTACACAGCCAAATCCATCACACAGTACGTCTTCTTAGCTCAGCGCCACTTCAGCATTGACAACATGCAAAACAACTGGCTCCGGGgacatttttggttttattacGCCACATTGTTGCCCGGCTTTCAGAGGACTGTCGGCATTGCTGACTCCAACTACAACTGGTTCTATGGCCCAGAGAGTCAGCTGGTTTTTCTTGACACCTTCGTTATGAAGAATGGCACAGGCAACTGGCTGGCTCAGCAGATACGGAAGCACCGGCCCAAGGACGGTCCCATGGGACTTTCATGGGCTCAGCGCTGGGCCACACTTCACACAGAATACATCTGGTATAACTCACGCCTTCTGCCGCAGCCTCCCCATGACTTTGGCAGAGCAAGGATGTATATTTTTTCTAACTGGGGTGTGGTAACTTATGGAGCTGGGCTTCCCAACGGCCAGAGTAATACTTTTGTTTCCTTTAAATCTGGCAGGCTGGGTGGCCGTGCAGTATATGACATTGTCCATGATAAGCCTTATTCCTGGGTGGATGGTTGGAACAGCTTTAACCCGGGTCATGAGCACCCAGACCAGAACTCTTTTACATTCGCTCCTAATGGACAGGTGTTTGTAACTGAAGCACTTTATGGACCAAAGTACAGCTACCTTAACAATGTTCTAGTTTTTAGTCCATCTCCTACTAGTAAATGTAACAGTCCGTGGGAGGGGCAGCTGGGGGAGTGTGGGAAGTGGCTGCGCTGGAATGATGAGGGTGTGGGTAATGCTAAAGGAGAGGTGATTGTTGCATCCTCACACAGAGACACAATGTTTGTGAGTGGTGAAGCAGTGTCAGCGTACTCCACCGCCATGAGACTCAAGAGTGTGTTTAGAGCTTTGGTTCTGCTCAACTCGCAAACGTTACTCGTTCTAGATCACGTGGAGAAGTGGGAGGATTCTCCTGTCAAGTCATTCAGTGCTTTTTTCCACAATCTCGACATTGACTTTAAATACGTCCCTTTCAGATTCATGGACCAATATAACGGGGCTATGATGGACGTGTGGGATGCTCATTATAAAATGTTCTGGTTTGACAGCCAGGGTCACAGCCCTGACACACGGATACAGGAAGCAGAGCAGGCGGCCGAGTTTAAAAAGAGGTGGACGCAGTATGTAAACGTAACTTTTCAGATGACAGGCACAGTCAGCAGAGTTGCTTATGTGCTTCACGGGCCACATGTCAAAGTGTCCAACTCTAGATTTATAGATAATAACAAAAATGGAGTGAGGCTCTCATTGACCATAAATAACACAGAAACGATTGTTTCTATTGCTACAAACTACAAAGACATTGGAGCCAGGTTGAGTTATTTAGGCTTTGGGGGTCACTGTAAAGTTGAGGATGGATATCAGATTACTCGATATGGCTTTGGGACGCAAGTCATCCCCAAACAATCAACCAGTGATAATCAATTATTTGATCTTGGGTTCACCATCAATGTAATAGCGGGAGTTGTTCTCTGTGTGGCCATTGGATTTCTGACCCTGCAGAGAAAGTTTTATGTTTGCTTCAACAGACTGATGCGTTACGCCCTCCTTTCTGTGCTCATTCTTTGGATAGCTGAGCTGCTTTTTGTCTCTAACAGCTGTGATCAGCTTCTCTGTGGAGTGAAATGGAAAGGTATGGTTGCCAAAAGTGAAGTAAACAAACAACTGTATGAGCAGCATCGGCTTCCTCTCCCCACTGTCATCATAACAACCCTTCCCGGGTCAGGATCAGAAATACTCAAGCACCTTTTCTACAATAGTACAGACTTTGTGTACATAAGGGTCCCAACAGAACATGTGGACATTCCTGAGACAGAATTTGAGTTTGATTCTCTGGTCGACGCGTGCGAATGGTCAAGGTCAGATGCGGTGCATGGGCGGTTTAAGATTATTCAGGGCTGGCTGCATTCACTGCTTCACAACACAAAGCTGCACTTGCAAAATATTCAGCTTGTAGAGGGCAACAGGGTCAAACTGCCTCAGAAAGTTGGGTCCTCCAGAGACAGAAAGAAACGATCCAGGAAGAGAGAGCCAGGCTCTGAGCTGAAGGGCAAACTGAGGGCCAGCGTAGACAGGGACGCAGAGTATATCCGGGAGATGAGACGCCACATTGCAGAATACCCAAATGCACGGGTGGTCCTTAACATGCGCAGTGGAAGCTGGGGAACCAAACTGCCTTTCATTCATGAGGTAGTGGGACCTAGCCTGAGGTCGATCTATGTGGTGAGAGATCCACGAGCTTGGATTTATCTTATGGTTTATAACAGTAAACCCAGTTTATACTCCCTTAAAAACATCCCACAGCACCTCTCCTTGATGTTCAAGGAGGGCACAATCAGGGACGCGTGTCCCACTGTGGCCCCAGAGTTTGAAACACTTCAGAGGGTGCTGTCCCATTCTGAGACAAACCCAGTTTTAATTCTGGCTCATTTGTGGCTTGCTCACACAGCAGCAGTGCTGAGGGTCAGTGAGACCCTCACCGATGTCTCGTACCTTCAAGTGAGGTTTGAAGATGTGGTCAACTCCCCCCAGGAGACAGCAGAGACAATACACACTTTTCTGGGGGTTCCACTGTCACCAacagccctaaaccagctcattTTCACCACCTCGACAAATTTGTACAATCTCCTGTATGAAGGAGACATATCGCCAACAAACATCAACATATGGAAGCAAAAGATGCCTCAGAAGGACATCAGACTTATCGAGGATGTGTGTGGAAATGTCATGAAAAGACTGGGATACAGCAGGTTTCTCAGttagctgttgttttttttttttttgttggttttttcagTTGTCTTGCACTGACCTTCATTTTTTGAAGGAAAAGTCTAAAAATAAATGTCCTCTGATTTTGTATTTCTGGGATtatgttaattattatttcaccAACTGGTAACAGATGAATTTAAGGGattcatattttatattgatATAAGCAGAAGGCTACCTTTTGCTTTTGCTCCTTTACCCATGGTCGTGGGTTCGCTCTTATATTGACCTCATCATCATACGTCTGCATTAATGCCCTTGAATGTATCATCTTTTTTCAGTAACATGTTCAAACAACAATCTTAAAATTCAGAGTAAAAAAGTGATTTACTTGTTTTCTTTCTAAGGATTTTGTTATCAGGTACACTTAGGCAAAGGTGATTTCCTGCATTTCTTTATCACATTTTCTTACTTACTTCAGTGCGTTATTATCAAAACTGTTGAAACAGCTTCAATATAAATGGAGATAAGGGAGATAGTATGAGACCTTTGATATTTTACTTCTGCAGAATACACACTGAAAGTTatggactgtttttttttttttttgatgaaaggtTTTTATCCTGTGGTTCTAAGATCTCATGACATGGTTGATGTCATGCCGGTGACTTGGCACTTTTACAGAGACTTTTATGATTGTATGTGGGATTTGATGCATTCTCCATGGATAACTTTTGCTTTATTCACTTGATTAgcttttaaatattaaacctctAAAGTCATCATGTGTAGAAGaaagaatattttaaatattcatgAGTATATATCCCAAATGATCAAGTTTTATAATGATTACAGTAAAGCCCTTTAGCATTTATTGAATTAGACATAAGGGTAATGTTTTATAGGGATCAAACTAAGGAAAGAAGAAACGACCAGTCTCAAcacatttccagtcattttaaTTTCGAAAGCTTTCCcttcagctgctcacattaatCTGCAAAATACCATAACAGAGACCTCAGCGGTGTTTTATTGCACTGATATATGGACTGCAATTGCCTAAAGGAAAGCTTTCATTTCCGGTGGTGAACACAGAACCAACCAATGATCTTTAAGGTTTTTCTTTCATCCTTTTCTGTTGAAAggtatgaatattttttttatttttattttttaaaaacacctaCTACTCTGATGTACTTTAAATGAATCTCATGTAACATGGAGATGGTGTCCTTGTTCTGTTGCATCTGTATACAAAGCATTGTGTGTTCATTTGGAAACATCTATCTCTTCCCAGCTGGAGGCGACCCTCTTTGGTTTTCTTTCTACGAATGCTGAAAATCCTCGACTGGCTGGAATACCCGTTTGATGTTTGTGGTCTTTGAATGTGTAGACTTGGCAGACATGCTTTCACTTTGGTGTTGCAATCCTGTTACCGACTCTGTTTTGTATTTGCTCGTGGGGATATGGTTCCTTGCTTCTGTGGCCTTGAATTAGAATCATTTGTTTGTAGGTTTTTCTCTGTGAGCTCTGTGAGCAGGAGGTGAAcgtaatgtaattaaaaaaaacaacaagaattaATAAACTTCTAAACATACTGAAAACCAGTCGCTGTTTGGGTTTTGTAAATTTAATTGGATaacaacagggttggggtcaattacaagtTTTGATTTGgttattttcaattacaactaaattatgattacgataactggcattttttcaaattacaaatacattataattattatttttcctcctaaagtcaattacaactcgaatatttgcatttcctgaagaaaatgcaagtgaggatgcaggtgctggcccacatCATTTAACACTGCACTAGCATTATcctagtattaacattagcattaactagcattagcatttgctagcagTAGCATGAGCCGAGCGTTAatttagcaataacattagctagcattagcctaacattactattagcttagtattagttagcattagcattaacctagtattaacattagcattaactagcattagcatttgctagcgTTAGCATGAGCCTAGCGTTAACTTGGGAATaaaattagctagcattagcctaacattactATTACCCTAGTATTAGTTAGCATTATCCAagtgttaacat from Gouania willdenowi chromosome 20, fGouWil2.1, whole genome shotgun sequence includes:
- the dselb gene encoding dermatan-sulfate epimerase-like protein; this encodes MMDNWHLYYLLVMPLFVVCTSFSGVYNTTERDIFIGDKIAHDRAAEQGKPLPADSHPSLYFSQVDVLHLRQKSSTTHSHIFKVIRAAVLTMFSNVPSYMPPVKHEEFTSKWNEIYGNNLPPLALYCLLCPEDSVALQFLIKYMDRMSEYPDWRVTSAPNDEVPMAHSLTGFATAYDFIYSYLDASRKEIYLKKIRTETEVLYEFSKYRGWGRQYLHNHHTTNILALLIGAIVVGSHDDRESMVWKQVAVNHMEKTMFLLNHVVDGSLDEGVAYGSYTAKSITQYVFLAQRHFSIDNMQNNWLRGHFWFYYATLLPGFQRTVGIADSNYNWFYGPESQLVFLDTFVMKNGTGNWLAQQIRKHRPKDGPMGLSWAQRWATLHTEYIWYNSRLLPQPPHDFGRARMYIFSNWGVVTYGAGLPNGQSNTFVSFKSGRLGGRAVYDIVHDKPYSWVDGWNSFNPGHEHPDQNSFTFAPNGQVFVTEALYGPKYSYLNNVLVFSPSPTSKCNSPWEGQLGECGKWLRWNDEGVGNAKGEVIVASSHRDTMFVSGEAVSAYSTAMRLKSVFRALVLLNSQTLLVLDHVEKWEDSPVKSFSAFFHNLDIDFKYVPFRFMDQYNGAMMDVWDAHYKMFWFDSQGHSPDTRIQEAEQAAEFKKRWTQYVNVTFQMTGTVSRVAYVLHGPHVKVSNSRFIDNNKNGVRLSLTINNTETIVSIATNYKDIGARLSYLGFGGHCKVEDGYQITRYGFGTQVIPKQSTSDNQLFDLGFTINVIAGVVLCVAIGFLTLQRKFYVCFNRLMRYALLSVLILWIAELLFVSNSCDQLLCGVKWKGMVAKSEVNKQLYEQHRLPLPTVIITTLPGSGSEILKHLFYNSTDFVYIRVPTEHVDIPETEFEFDSLVDACEWSRSDAVHGRFKIIQGWLHSLLHNTKLHLQNIQLVEGNRVKLPQKVGSSRDRKKRSRKREPGSELKGKLRASVDRDAEYIREMRRHIAEYPNARVVLNMRSGSWGTKLPFIHEVVGPSLRSIYVVRDPRAWIYLMVYNSKPSLYSLKNIPQHLSLMFKEGTIRDACPTVAPEFETLQRVLSHSETNPVLILAHLWLAHTAAVLRVSETLTDVSYLQVRFEDVVNSPQETAETIHTFLGVPLSPTALNQLIFTTSTNLYNLLYEGDISPTNINIWKQKMPQKDIRLIEDVCGNVMKRLGYSRFLS